From the genome of Nakamurella flavida:
ACATCACCGAGGCCGGCACGCGCAAGTCGGTGTCCGTCGCCGTGGTCCGCACACCCACCGATGTGCCGCGGGTGGCCGCGCTCGGGCCGGACGCGTTGTCGCTCGACCGGGACGGCCTGGCCGCCGTGCTCCGCGGGCGACCGGGTCGGCTCAAGACGGTGCTGACCGATCAGGCGGTGCTCTCCGGGGTGGGGAACGCCTACTCCGACGAGATCCTGCACGTGGCCCGGCTGTCCCCGTTCGCGACGGCCAAGAGCCTCACCGAGGAGGAGGTGGCGGGACTGTCCGCGGCGATGCACGCCGTGCTGACCGATGCGATCGACCGGACCCAGGGGATGGAGGCGGCCCGGCTCAAGGGGGAGAAGCGCACGGGTCTGCGGGTGCACGCCCGCACCGGCCTGCCCTGCCCGGTGTGCGGCGACACGGTCGCCGAGGTGTCGTTCACCGACCGGT
Proteins encoded in this window:
- a CDS encoding Fpg/Nei family DNA glycosylase translates to MPELPEVTALASFLTEHAGGHRIGSVMVTALNVLTTYDPPVSALVGRTVAHATRHGKYVDLVTVPSVPAAVDTAGAAEPELHVLIHLARAGWLRWSDQLGAVPPKMGGPIALRLRLENGAGFDITEAGTRKSVSVAVVRTPTDVPRVAALGPDALSLDRDGLAAVLRGRPGRLKTVLTDQAVLSGVGNAYSDEILHVARLSPFATAKSLTEEEVAGLSAAMHAVLTDAIDRTQGMEAARLKGEKRTGLRVHARTGLPCPVCGDTVAEVSFTDRSFQYCPTCQTGGRLLADRRRSRLDK